In one Polaribacter sp. ALD11 genomic region, the following are encoded:
- a CDS encoding LysE family translocator yields the protein MMGIENFITFMLTAFVFVITPGIDTVFVLNKSIGQGRKSGINATLGINTGILAHTFFAALGLSVILSKSDLAFVIIKYIGFIYLIYLGFSKLKNNKEVLSLKVGNESQKKVKSDFWSGFLTNTLNPKVALFFLAFFPQFINPAQIENPVPFILLGFTFAAIGTIWYLGLTIFASTFSQKIKSNPKFNIWLNKLSGFVFILMGVKIILS from the coding sequence ATGATGGGAATTGAAAATTTTATCACTTTTATGCTAACGGCATTTGTATTTGTAATAACACCAGGAATTGATACGGTATTTGTTTTAAATAAGTCTATTGGGCAAGGTAGAAAATCTGGTATAAATGCAACGTTAGGTATAAATACAGGTATCTTGGCACATACTTTTTTTGCAGCTTTAGGCTTATCTGTAATCCTTTCTAAATCTGATTTAGCTTTTGTTATAATTAAATATATTGGTTTTATTTATTTGATTTACCTAGGTTTCTCTAAACTTAAAAATAACAAAGAAGTGCTGTCTTTAAAGGTAGGAAATGAATCGCAAAAAAAAGTAAAAAGTGATTTTTGGTCTGGTTTTTTAACAAACACCTTAAATCCGAAAGTTGCATTATTCTTTTTGGCCTTTTTCCCTCAATTTATCAATCCTGCACAAATAGAAAACCCTGTACCATTTATATTGTTAGGTTTTACATTTGCAGCAATAGGAACTATTTGGTATTTAGGTCTAACGATATTTGCTAGTACTTTTTCTCAAAAAATTAAAAGTAACCCAAAGTTTAATATCTGGTTAAATAAATTGAGTGGTTTCGTTTTTATACTAATGGGAGTTAAAATAATACTAAGTTAA
- a CDS encoding RluA family pseudouridine synthase, which translates to MKHFQHFKTTISEIALPEKFTFPFYYEPHLLAKIATTELQEYLENQTYFKHNFGLETNSNSLAVGKMFGVLVVKNKRNEIGYLNAFSGKLADKSLPEKFVPPVFNMRTEGSFYIKGELEIDAINAQLGALKKDENYLTLKKSVKRITKEIEDDLAFQRKRMKFFRTDRKNQKKKAIAVLNDLEFKELTKRLTQESYNNQFFLKELQEYYQIKLQKVSKEFILIEAKIESLKKERKEKSNYLQQTLFSKYAFLNRQKELKNLLDIFNDPAIKPPAGSGECSAPKLLQYAFANDLTPITMAEFWWGVSPNSAVRQHKNYYPACQGRCKPILTHMLEGIKMDENLLLENLAEKQELKIIYEDAVLIVVNKPAEFLSVPGKDIKDSVYTRIKEKYPTATGPLIVHRLDMSTSGILLLTKTKEANKILQSQFINRTIKKRYVALLDGILSENSGKIKLPLRVDLDDRPKQLVDFTYGKPAETDWKIINKENGKTRVYFYPISGRTHQLRVHAAHKNGLNTPIVGDDLYGKKENRLHLHAEFIEFFHPSTNERMSFTVDAEF; encoded by the coding sequence TTGAAACACTTCCAACATTTTAAAACTACTATTTCTGAAATAGCACTTCCAGAGAAATTTACATTTCCCTTTTATTATGAACCGCATCTTTTAGCAAAAATTGCGACGACAGAATTACAGGAATATTTAGAAAATCAGACATATTTTAAACATAATTTTGGATTAGAAACAAATTCTAACTCACTTGCAGTAGGGAAAATGTTTGGCGTTTTAGTTGTAAAAAACAAGCGAAATGAAATTGGCTATTTAAATGCTTTTTCAGGTAAACTAGCAGACAAAAGTTTGCCAGAAAAGTTTGTTCCACCTGTTTTTAATATGCGAACAGAAGGTAGTTTTTATATAAAAGGTGAACTTGAAATTGATGCAATTAATGCGCAATTAGGTGCTTTAAAAAAGGATGAAAATTATTTAACTCTAAAAAAATCTGTAAAAAGAATTACCAAAGAGATTGAAGATGATTTGGCTTTTCAAAGAAAGCGGATGAAGTTTTTTAGAACAGATCGGAAAAATCAGAAAAAGAAAGCAATTGCTGTTTTAAATGACTTAGAATTTAAAGAACTAACGAAAAGACTTACACAAGAAAGTTATAATAATCAGTTCTTTTTAAAAGAATTACAAGAATATTACCAGATTAAACTTCAAAAAGTTAGTAAAGAATTCATCCTTATTGAAGCTAAAATTGAATCTCTAAAGAAAGAGCGAAAAGAAAAATCTAATTATTTACAGCAAACATTATTTAGTAAATACGCCTTTTTAAATCGACAAAAGGAACTTAAAAACTTATTAGATATTTTTAATGACCCTGCTATAAAACCTCCTGCAGGTTCAGGAGAGTGTTCTGCTCCTAAGCTTTTGCAATATGCATTTGCAAACGATTTAACGCCCATTACAATGGCAGAATTTTGGTGGGGAGTTTCACCAAACTCTGCCGTTAGACAACATAAAAACTATTATCCTGCTTGCCAAGGTAGATGCAAACCCATTTTAACACACATGTTAGAAGGTATAAAAATGGATGAGAACTTGTTGCTAGAAAATCTAGCAGAAAAACAAGAACTAAAAATTATTTATGAAGATGCTGTTTTAATTGTAGTGAACAAACCTGCTGAATTTTTATCTGTTCCTGGTAAGGATATTAAAGATTCTGTGTATACTAGAATTAAAGAGAAATACCCAACTGCAACAGGTCCTTTGATTGTGCATCGATTAGACATGTCTACTTCTGGAATTTTATTACTTACAAAAACTAAGGAAGCTAATAAAATTTTACAGAGTCAGTTTATAAACAGAACTATAAAAAAACGCTACGTAGCTTTATTAGATGGAATTTTATCTGAAAATAGCGGAAAAATAAAGTTGCCCTTACGTGTAGATTTAGATGATAGACCTAAACAATTGGTAGATTTTACCTATGGAAAACCAGCTGAAACAGATTGGAAAATCATCAACAAAGAAAATGGAAAAACACGCGTGTATTTTTACCCAATTTCGGGAAGAACACATCAATTAAGAGTACATGCTGCTCATAAAAACGGATTAAACACACCAATTGTTGGCGATGATTTGTATGGAAAAAAAGAAAATAGGTTGCACTTACATGCTGAATTTATTGAGTTCTTTCACCCTTCAACAAATGAACGAATGAGTTTTACCGTTGATGCTGAATTTTAA
- a CDS encoding lycopene cyclase family protein, which produces MMKYDFIIAGAGCAGLSLLYKILQEPTLQEKSILIIDKDTKNSNDRTWCFWEKNAGSFESIVHAKWNTLEFLSTGFEKKLDLGTYTYKMIQGIDFYNFVINFAKQFTNVTFLQENIVAITSDAILATVKTEDNLYAAKTVFNSTNLFNPEITEENSLLQHFKGWVIKSKKPIFDFEIGRLMDFRVSQENGATFMYVFPTSTTEALVEYTLFSSTVLNKETYDSALKKYIKEELKIDDYTISHEEFGIIPMSLAKFQKNPKKNVLNIGTSGGYTKASSGYTFQFIQKDVSEIVEKLKLGKNLNSDISFKDKRYNWYDRTLIDVLLSKKRTGKEIFAQIFKDNSPEKIFAFLGNESTIIEDVSIMKSLPIKPFLISGLRQLRSKN; this is translated from the coding sequence ATGATGAAATACGATTTTATTATTGCAGGTGCTGGTTGCGCTGGTTTAAGCTTATTGTACAAGATATTACAAGAACCTACTTTGCAAGAAAAATCGATTTTGATTATTGATAAAGACACAAAAAACAGCAACGATAGAACTTGGTGTTTTTGGGAAAAAAACGCAGGTTCGTTTGAGTCTATTGTGCATGCAAAATGGAACACTTTAGAATTTCTTTCAACAGGTTTTGAAAAAAAACTAGATTTAGGAACCTATACTTACAAAATGATTCAAGGGATAGATTTCTATAACTTTGTAATTAATTTTGCTAAACAATTTACCAATGTTACTTTTTTACAAGAAAACATTGTTGCCATTACTTCGGATGCTATTTTGGCTACTGTAAAAACGGAAGATAATTTATATGCAGCAAAAACTGTTTTTAATTCTACAAATCTCTTCAACCCAGAAATAACCGAAGAAAACTCACTTTTACAACACTTTAAAGGTTGGGTAATTAAGTCTAAAAAACCAATTTTTGATTTTGAAATTGGAAGATTGATGGACTTTAGAGTTTCTCAAGAAAATGGCGCTACTTTTATGTATGTTTTCCCAACTTCTACTACAGAAGCTTTGGTTGAATACACACTCTTCTCTTCTACTGTTTTAAATAAAGAAACGTATGATTCTGCCTTAAAAAAATATATTAAAGAAGAGTTAAAGATTGATGATTATACTATTTCTCACGAAGAGTTTGGAATAATACCAATGTCTTTGGCGAAGTTTCAAAAAAACCCGAAGAAAAATGTTCTAAACATTGGCACCTCTGGCGGCTATACAAAAGCAAGCAGCGGGTATACTTTTCAATTTATTCAGAAAGATGTTTCTGAAATAGTAGAAAAATTAAAATTAGGTAAGAACTTAAATTCTGATATCTCTTTTAAAGACAAACGATATAATTGGTATGATCGTACATTAATTGATGTTCTATTATCAAAAAAACGAACAGGTAAAGAGATCTTTGCACAAATATTCAAAGACAATTCACCCGAGAAAATATTCGCTTTTTTAGGAAATGAAAGCACAATTATAGAAGATGTTTCTATTATGAAAAGTTTGCCTATAAAACCTTTTTTAATTTCTGGCCTGAGACAACTTCGTAGTAAAAATTAG
- a CDS encoding ABC transporter ATPase: MFVDFKEIPEDAKVWVYPSSRKFYPNEIEAIEEKVKTFVENWKSDDENFKASYQFLYNRFIILTADDVATELSNSDIDASVSLIIGLQETYEVALLDRMNVCFKQGEHVQYKDLKDFKKLLKNKALTGKTIIFDNLITTKQDFENFWEIPIEESWYNRFIK, from the coding sequence ATGTTTGTAGATTTTAAAGAAATACCAGAAGATGCTAAAGTTTGGGTGTACCCTTCTAGCAGAAAATTTTATCCGAATGAAATTGAAGCCATAGAAGAAAAAGTAAAAACCTTTGTAGAGAACTGGAAATCTGATGATGAAAATTTCAAAGCTTCCTATCAATTTTTATATAACAGGTTTATTATTTTAACAGCAGATGATGTTGCTACAGAACTTTCTAATAGCGATATTGATGCTTCTGTTTCCTTAATTATAGGTCTGCAAGAAACCTATGAAGTAGCACTTTTAGACCGAATGAATGTTTGTTTTAAACAAGGTGAACACGTACAATACAAAGATCTAAAAGACTTTAAAAAACTACTTAAAAACAAAGCTTTAACGGGCAAAACTATCATTTTTGATAACCTGATTACCACAAAACAAGATTTTGAGAATTTTTGGGAAATACCTATCGAAGAAAGTTGGTATAATCGTTTTATAAAATAA
- a CDS encoding thioredoxin family protein yields MKEIIENSLKKTISYTDYRALVRNLLVEGKSTGPEQSEALTNYSLLNDRRMKRLDKTIKISEEAILEFKKIKQPQTWLVITEGWCGDAAQNLPVLNKIAATTDKIDLKIVLRDENLALMDLFLTNGGRSIPKLIALDKDNNVIDSWGPRPTIATKMVSDYKAAHGSLDPQFKEDLQLWYNKNKGQSVQEDFIHLTTKLSVKEA; encoded by the coding sequence ATGAAGGAAATTATAGAAAATAGTTTAAAAAAAACGATATCATATACCGATTATAGAGCATTAGTTCGTAATTTATTAGTTGAAGGAAAATCTACAGGCCCAGAACAATCTGAAGCATTAACAAATTATAGTTTGTTAAATGACAGAAGAATGAAACGTCTAGATAAAACTATAAAAATTTCTGAAGAAGCAATTCTAGAGTTTAAAAAAATTAAACAACCCCAAACCTGGTTGGTTATTACTGAAGGTTGGTGTGGAGATGCTGCACAAAACCTACCTGTTCTTAATAAAATTGCTGCAACTACAGATAAAATTGATTTAAAAATAGTGCTAAGAGATGAAAACCTAGCATTAATGGATTTGTTTTTGACAAACGGAGGAAGAAGTATTCCTAAATTAATAGCTTTAGACAAAGACAATAATGTAATCGATTCTTGGGGACCAAGACCAACTATAGCTACAAAAATGGTTTCAGATTATAAAGCAGCACATGGTAGTTTAGATCCTCAATTTAAAGAAGACCTACAACTTTGGTACAATAAAAACAAAGGACAAAGTGTGCAAGAAGATTTCATACATCTCACTACAAAACTTTCTGTTAAAGAAGCTTAG
- a CDS encoding NAD-dependent epimerase/dehydratase family protein, with amino-acid sequence MSETILILGASGQIGNELTQELRSIYGNSSVIASDIKEGNEEMMSSGPFEIIDATDKETILKMVKKYKVSQVYLLAAMLSATAEKFPQKAWDLNMNSLLGVLELAKDKHIKQVYWPSSIAVFGPTTPKENTPQKTIIEPSTVYGISKLSGEFWCNYYHEKYGVDVRSLRYPGVISWKVKPGGGTTDYAVDIYFKAVEEGNYECFVSKETRLPMMYMNDAVAATIKLMQAKPEDVKIRTSYNLAAMDFTPEEMAVEIRKHIPDFKVSYKPDFRQKIADSWPSSIDDSEARKDWNWQHKFNLSSMTSDILKNIKN; translated from the coding sequence ATGAGTGAAACCATTTTAATTTTAGGCGCTAGTGGCCAAATTGGTAACGAATTAACGCAAGAACTGCGTTCTATCTATGGAAACAGTAGTGTTATAGCTTCTGATATTAAAGAAGGAAATGAAGAAATGATGTCTTCTGGTCCTTTTGAAATTATAGATGCAACCGACAAAGAAACCATTTTAAAAATGGTTAAAAAGTATAAGGTTTCTCAAGTATATTTACTTGCTGCAATGTTGTCTGCTACGGCAGAAAAATTTCCGCAAAAAGCTTGGGATTTGAATATGAATTCTCTTTTAGGAGTTTTAGAATTGGCAAAAGATAAACACATAAAACAAGTGTATTGGCCAAGTTCTATCGCGGTATTTGGCCCAACAACGCCAAAAGAAAACACCCCACAAAAAACCATTATAGAACCTAGTACAGTTTACGGAATTAGTAAACTTTCTGGCGAATTTTGGTGTAATTATTATCATGAAAAATATGGAGTAGATGTTAGAAGTTTGCGTTACCCAGGTGTTATTTCTTGGAAAGTAAAACCTGGAGGTGGTACTACAGATTATGCAGTAGATATTTATTTTAAAGCTGTAGAAGAAGGTAATTATGAGTGTTTTGTATCTAAAGAGACCCGTTTACCAATGATGTACATGAATGATGCTGTAGCAGCAACAATTAAATTAATGCAAGCAAAACCAGAAGATGTAAAAATTAGAACTTCTTATAATTTAGCTGCGATGGATTTTACACCAGAAGAAATGGCCGTAGAAATTAGAAAACATATTCCGGATTTTAAAGTTTCTTATAAACCAGATTTCAGACAGAAAATTGCCGATAGCTGGCCCTCTTCTATAGATGATTCTGAAGCTAGAAAAGATTGGAATTGGCAACATAAATTCAACCTATCTTCTATGACTTCTGATATTCTTAAAAATATAAAAAACTAA